Proteins from a single region of Melanotaenia boesemani isolate fMelBoe1 chromosome 3, fMelBoe1.pri, whole genome shotgun sequence:
- the ubap1 gene encoding ubiquitin-associated protein 1 has translation MAARKSGTDAYNNGPISYLDDVPFKINDKFCCPAKVGLPVGFCMPDCGSILVDTQYDFSLERRSARWGIELAEVRAAQARAEEAAAKQEAESKDSLAKAQDNDDGGGKKTLSVAEDQDPPPPALNPVLAGLSHNAILTPLPAPSFGPRKTQPSTPQTHSLNLADFEREEDPFDKLELKTLDDKEELRCILQSQPQPPPSVSSPEASQQGSTSRGNSPSPPNTNTSFSTKPGFAHKPNGLVALLDMDRVGHPGRVGFDTDDRPCNIRSLSFPKLSDPEPVKYSPFPAPIPGPRQNLPNGSPPTLPKTQFIVAPETSSHNKSGTPKPTNPGSGSSGLPCGGALLSMTPSERQCVETIVGMGYSYEGVLRAMQRQGQNVEQVLDYLFVHGRLCERGFDSSAVEECLEMYQCSEEKALQFLELMSRFGEMGFERDAIKEVLLVHNNDQDKALEDLMARATAS, from the exons ATGGCTGCGAGGAAGTCTGGAACAGATGCATACAACAATG GACCCATCAGCTACCTTGATGATGTTCCTTTTAAGATAAACGATAAATTCTGCTGTCCAGCCAAAGTGGGATTACCTGTTGGTTTCTGTATGCCAGACTGTGGCTCTATTCTTGTGGACACGCAG TATGACTTTTCGTTGGAGAGGCGTAGTGCACGCTGGGGGATAGAACTTGCTGAAGTCAGAGCAGCACAGGCCAGAGCAGAAGAAGCTGCAGCCAAGCAGGAGGCAGAGAGCAAGGATTCTTTGGCCAAGGCTCAGGACAATGATGATGGTGGAGGGAAGAAAACCCTGTCTGTTGCAGAAGACCAGGACCCTCCACCACCAGCACTGAACCCCGTACTGGCAGGGCTGAGCCATAATGCCATCCTTACACCACTGCCTGCCCCAAGCTTTGGCCCTAGGAAAACCCAGCCAAGCActcctcagacacacagtctcAACTTAGCAGACTTTGAGCGGGAAGAAGACCCCTTTGACAAGCTTGAACTCAAAACGTTGGATGATAAAGAAGAGCTAAGGTGTATCCTACAGAGCCAGCCTCAGCCACCTCCCTCTGTATCATCACCAGAGGCCTCTCAGCAAGGGTCAACATCACGTGGAAACAGCCCATCTCCCCCCAATACCAACACCAGCTTCTCAACCAAACCAGGCTTTGCCCACAAACCCAACGGGTTGGTTGCCTTGCTGGATATGGACAGAGTTGGACATCCTGGACGAGTGGGCTTTGACACAGATGACCGGCCTTGCAACATCCGCTCTCTGTCTTTTCCCAAGCTTTCTGACCCAGAACCAGTGAAATACAGCCCATTTCCTGCACCCATCCCTGGCCCCCGGCAAAACCTACCTAACGGCAGCCCGCCGACCCTaccaaaaacacaatttattgtTGCCCCTGAGACATCCAGTCACAACAAGAGTGGTACACCAAAGCCT ACTAACCCAGGATCAGGATCTTCTGGTCTGCCGTGTGGTGGAGCCCTTCTCAGCATGACGCCCAGCGAACGCCAGTGTGTGGAAACAATTGTGGGCATGGGATACTCTTATGAGGGAGTCCTACGGGCCATGCAGAGACAGGGGCAGAATGTGGAGCAG GTACTGGACTATTTGTTTGTTCATGGCCGTCTGTGTGAGCGAGGCTTTGATTCAAGCGCAGTGGAAGAATGTTTAGAGATGTACCAGTGTTCAGAAGAAAag GCCTTGCAGTTTCTTGAGCTCATGTCAAGATTTGGTGAAATGGGATTTGAACGAGATGCCATCAAAGAAGTGCTGCTAGTCCACAACAATGATCAGGACAAGGCTCTGGAGGATCTGATGGCCCGTGCCACAGCTAGCTGA